The following proteins are co-located in the Camelina sativa cultivar DH55 chromosome 12, Cs, whole genome shotgun sequence genome:
- the LOC104733653 gene encoding uncharacterized protein LOC104733653, which translates to MRVTQTNGVAVGATPPAQETTGVNPTNREALGATRVVPTNGLTNGAVLPGRVAAGDAPDTREAVDATRDIYPRRSSRHVKISQAALDEARAELNAPQANHNAANIPRVEHNANGRPRLSSIIVGPNSEQPRVHFQTNQILADQYVGPSHFEDAENRALRQELQQMQAQLKTITTQMYRATSAAPELETVLAEARRSPFTARISGVRVKHNPDNSKNIPIPYDGKGDPTIFLKSMTIHINRSYFSPEEADAGCCQLFVESLSGEALNWFSRLEANSIDGYEALTSAFLQHHQYFMRTPASNADLWRMYQKHDESLWAFMDRFKNVVSRFSISDESAIGALKNVLARGTRFKDDLTILPVTSLGEVPSSKGKAVDEYHEPRQHYNRDYAHGEKGRKATMFAINRKEQQNKSWNKWHHKSDNPGFKGKCPYCEFHRFNGHSTEECKTLQMLLLNKYKKGDVDVERERRKVVTHKDNQYCLEDEQQHDRQREEEAAAQNYRAWAQNDRAREIARLPSPPKRNHDAEEYDEPPAPRRRLNMIMGGLLTCRDSVRSIQAYCREAETKRSMPFHSNMFKTSTAPITFTEEDARNAGPNNDPLVVEMVIRKSSVTRILIDTGSSVNVIFKDVLIQMEIDLRNTVHETQPLTGFDGDTIMTIGTLTLPIYVGRTMQCFNFAIVDKPIVYNVILGTPWLHKMRAVASTYHQCVKFPNAYGIYTLRGDPLMARTCFIIEKKIRNARAFVIAESAPPRDPCTPPPKESVIQVNIDLSDPKRCVGIGAELPLALRDELVKFLRQNSTTFAWSIDHMTGIDQSITSHELNVDPTYKPVKQKRRKLGAERTTVVNDEVWKLLDAGSITKVCYPDWLSKPVVVKKKNDTWRVCVDFTDLNKACLKDSFPLPRIDQLVEATAGNELLSFMDAFSGYNQIMMHKDDREKTAFITEQGTFCYRVMPFGLKNAGATYQRLVNRISGRRSCRTPEAMFQDTQQVQHETESSEMHIWGYTGEFLGYLVTKCGIEANPKQISAIINLPSPKNTREVQRLSGRIAALNRFISRSTDKCLPFYQLLCRNKRVEWDKKCELAFTQLKDYLSSPPVLAKPEQGETLYLYIAISCSAVSGVLVREDRGEQHPIFYVSKTLDGAELRYPTLEKLAYTVVISARKLRPYFQSHTVEVLTNQPLRTIFHSPSQSGRLAKWAVELSEYDVKYKNRTCAKSQVLVELSPELEADAPPLEIWSLHVDGASSKMGSGAGVRLTSLTGKILEQSFRLAFSASNNDAEYEALIAGLRLAHGIGVKKIQAYCNSQLVTHQFSGDYATRHARMDAYLKVVCDLSQNFEFFELVKIPRSDNAPTDALATLASTSDPHLRRVISVESIDQPSIDVNLLTPAPATFLEATPAASSMTDPNVLTIALAVTRSASMDTNTNTSATPIPAPTATNSSTLVTPVPASDASSRDDWQTEIIALIADGIMPKYKWEARRLCVKSAHYTILDGSLFRWEANGAFLICVNTKDVNNIMREVHEGAGGNHSGGASIGTSYSPQWPFLANHCRRLFRLRSQVREMSTSRTVHSFTDRTPAHNVTTLSVHVMGDGYCRSANTISPKEVPPNHDGLFH; encoded by the exons ATGCGCGTCACTCAAACCAATGGCGTGGCCGTAGGCGCTACGCCCCCTGCTCAAGAAACCACTGGAGTCAATCCAACCAACCGCGAAGCCCTAGGCGCTACGCGCGTCGTTCCAACAAATGGCTTAACCAATGGTGCAGTCCTTCCTGGTCGTGTAGCTGCTGGCGACGCTCCGGACACCCGCGAAGCTGTGGACGCTACGCGTGACATTTACCCCCGTCGATCATCCAGACACGTGAAAATCAGTCAAGCCGCGCTCGACGAAGCT CGAGCTGAACTCAACGCTCCGCAAGCTAACCACAACGCCGCTAACATTCCGCGAGTTGAGCACAACGCTAATGGAAGGCCTCGTCTCTCATCAATCATCGTCGGACCCAATAGCGAGCAGCCAAGGGTACATTTTCAGACCAACCAGATACTCGCAGACCAATATGTGGGGCCAAGTCATTTCGAGGATGCTGAAAATCGCGCACTACGGCAAGAACTTCAGCAGATGCAAGCTCAGCTAAAGACAATCACAACTCAGATGTACCGAGCAACGAGTGCAGCACCAGAGCTAGAAACCGTGCTGGCGGAAGCAAGACGCTCACCATTTACTGCAAGGATCTCAGGAGTTAGGGTCAAGCACAATCCGGACAACAGCAAGAACATACCGATTCCATACGATGGAAAAGGAGACCCCACCATCTTCCTGAAGTCAATGACGATCCACATCAATCGGTCGTATTTCTCACCTGAGGAAGCAGACGCGGGATGCTGTCAGTTGTTCGTCGAGAGTCTTTCCGGCGAGGCACTCAATTGGTTCTCCAGGCTTGAGGCCAATTCGATCGATGGCTACGAAGCATTAACAAGCGCATTCCTTCAGCATCACCAGTACTTCATGCGCACACCTGCGTCAAATGCCGACCTGTGGAGAATGTATCAGAAGCATGACGAGTCATTATGGGCTTTCATGGATAGGTTTAAGAATGTCGTATCTCGATTCTCTATAAGCGACGAATCCGCAATCGGTGCGTTGAAAAACGTGCTCGCTAGGGGTACCAGATTCAAGGACGACCTAACAATCTTGCCTGTCACGAGCTTAGGCGAA GTTCCAAGCTCGAAAGGCAAAGCCGTAGACGAGTACCACGAACCACGCCAGCACTACAACAGGGACTATGCCCATGGCGAGAAAGGAAGGAAAGCGACGATGTTCGCTATCAACAGAAAAGAACAGCAGAATAAGTCTTGGAACAAGTGGCACCACAAATCCGATAACCCAGGCTTCAAAGGGAAATGCCCGTATTGCGAGTTCCACAGATTTAACGGACACTCGACTGAAGAGTGCAAAACACTTCAAATGCTGCTTCTGAATAAATACAAAAAGGGTGACGTCGATGTAGAACGAGAGCGGAGAAAAGTTGTCACACACAAAGACAACCAGTATTGCCTCGAAGACGAGCAGCAACACGACAGACAGCGCGAAGAGGAAGCTGCAGCACAAAATTACCGAGCATGGGCACAAAATGACCGAGCACGGGAAATTGCTCGCTTACCCTCTCCCCCCAAACGAAATCACGACGCGGAAGAGTACGATGAACCACCAGCTCCTCGTCGAAGGCTCAACATGATCATGGGCGGCTTGTTAACATGCCGCGATTCTGTTCGGTCTATCCAAGCCTACTGTCGCGAAGCAGAAACAAAGCGCAGCATGCCTTTTCACAGCAACATGTTCAAGACATCCACCGCACCAATTACGTTTACTGAAGAAGACGCGCGCAACGCTGGTCCAAACAACGACCCACTTGTCGTAGAAATGGTAATCAGGAAAAGCTCAGTAACGAGAATCCTAATTGACACCGGAAGCTCGGTCAATGTGATATTCAAGGACGTACTAATCCAGATGGAGATTGATCTGCGCAACACCGTACATGAAACGCAGCCTCTCACGGGATTCGATGGAGACACCATCATGACTATCGGAACTTTAACGCTTCCAATCTACGTCGGCCGCACGATGCAATGCTTCAACTTCGCAATTGTGGACAAACCCATCGTCTACAATGTCATTCTGGGAACACCATGGCTTCACAAGATGCGCGCTGTCGCTTCTACTTACCATCAATGTGTCAAGTTTCCAAACGCGTATGGTATCTACACGCTGCGTGGAGATCCTCTGATGGCTCGAACTTGCTTTATCATCGAGAAAAAGATACGGAATGCAAGGGCTTTTGTAATTGCCGAATCAGCACCACCACGAGACCCATGCACACCACCTCCGAAAGAGTCTGTGATTCAGGTCAACATTGATTTGTCTGATCCCAAGCGTTGCGTCGGAATAGGCGCCGAGCTACCACTAGCACTTAGGGACGAGCTCGTCAAGTTTCTACGTCAGAACTCAACCACGTTCGCCTGGTCGATAGATCATATGACCGGGATCGATCAAAGCATTACAAGCCATGAGCTCAACGTCGATCCAACTTACAAACCTGTTAAGCAAAAGCGTCGAAAGCTCGGTGCAGAGCGAACAACAGTGGTGAATGACGAGGTATGGAAGCTGCTTGATGCGGGATCAATTACCAAAGTGTGTTATCCAGATTGGCTAAGTAAACCCGTCGtggttaagaagaagaacgatACGTGGAGAGTATGCGTCGACTTCACTGACCTCAACAAAGCTTGTCTGAAAGACAGTTTTCCTCTTCCGCGCATTGATCAGCTCGTCGAAGCCACTGCTGGAAACGAATTGTTGTCTTTCATGGATGCGTTCTCGGGTTACAATCAGATAATGATGCACAAAGACGACCGTGAGAAGACTGCATTCATCACCGAACAAGGCACTTTCTGTTACAGAGTCATGCCGTTTGGATTGAAAAACGCTGGAGCAACATATCAGCGACTGGTGAACCGCAT CTCAGGCCGCAGATCATGTCGCACACCTGAGGCAATGTTTCAAGATACTCAACAAGTACAGCATGAAACTGAATCCAGCGAAATGCACATTTGGGGTTACACCGGAGAATTCTTAGGGTACCTCGTTACGAAGTGCGGCATAGAAGCGAATCCGAAACAGATCTCGGCAATCATCAACCTTCCTTCTCCAAAGAATACACGCGAGGTTCAGCGTCTGAGTGGACGCATTGCTGCACTTAACCGTTTTATCTCTCGCTCGACAGACAAGTGTTTGCCATTTTACCAGCTTCTTTGCAGAAACAAACGTGTTGAATGGGATAAGAAATGCGAGTTAGCATTCACGCAGTTGAAGGATTACTTGTCATCCCCGCCAGTCCTGGCTAAACCCGAGCAAGGAGAAACTTTGTATCTTTACATCGCCATCTCCTGTTCAGCTGTAAGTGGTGTGCTCGTTAGAGAAGATCGTGGAGAGCAACATCCAATCTTCTATGTTAGCAAAACTCTCGATGGTGCAGAACTTCGGTACCCGACTCTTGAGAAGCTCGCATACACGGTGGTAATATCAGCTCGCAAGCTTCGCCCTTACTTCCAATCTCATACCGTTGAAGTCCTGACCAACCAGCCGCTCAGAACAATCTTTCACAGCCCAAGTCAGTCAGGACGCCTTGCGAAGTGGGCAGTTGAGTTAAGCGAATACGACGTTAAGTACAAAAACCGCACATGCGCTAAATCACAAGTTCTCGTTGAACTCTCTCCTGAACTCGAAGCTGACGCACCTCCACTCGAGATATGGTCACTTCACGTTGATGGCGCTTCATCGAAGATGGGCTCGGGAGCGGGCGTACGCCTAACCTCGCTGACTGGCAAAATATTAGAGCAGTCATTCCGCCTTGCCTTCTCTGCTTCTAACAACGACGCAGAGTATGAAGCACTAATCGCTGGACTGCGTCTCGCACACGGAATTGGCGTCAAAAAGATCCAAGCTTATTGCAATTCACAGCTTGTGACACATCAATTCAGCGGAGATTATGCAACACGACACGCGCGCATGGATGCCTACCTCAAAGTAGTTTGTGACCTTTCCCAAAATTTCGAGTTCTTTGAGCTCGTCAAAATTCCACGAAGCGACAATGCTCCCACTGATGCGCTTGCAACACTTGCTTCCACATCTGATCCCCATCTCCGAAGAGTAATTTCTGTTGAGAGCATTGACCAACCAAGTATTGACGTCAACCTGTTAACTCCCGCTCCAGCTACGTTTCTTGAAGCCACACCCGCAGCAAGCTCCATGACAGACCCGAACGTCTTAACAATCGCCTTGGCAGTAACGAGATCAGCCTCAAtggacacaaacacaaacacctCCGCCACGCCCATTCCAGCTCCAACAGCTACGAATTCAAGCACTCTAGTCACGCCCGTACCAGCATCCGATGCCTCCTCGCGAGACGACTGGCAAACTGAGATTATAGCGTTGATCGCGGATGGAATTATGCCAAAATACAAGTGGGAAGCAAG